Part of the Candidatus Parcubacteria bacterium genome, TAGAAAATATATATTTTTTTAAGAATTTAAAAACCGCTTTTCCCGTGAGCCAGGCAAAAGGAGTAATATTGTTTACAGCTGCTAAGAAAAAAATCCCTATTTACGAATTTACTCCTCTTCAAATAAAAATGGCAATAACAGGTTATGGAAAAGCAGACAAACAGCAAATTCAAAAAATGATAAAGGTTATTCTTAATCTAAAAGAACTGCCAAAGCCAGATGATGCTGCTGATGCCTTGGCAACAGCAGTTTGTTATACTAATTTATGATAAAAAGCCTTGACAAGTTTTTAAAAACACATATAATGGAGATATAGCTTGGAAAGGTCGATGATAATAGAGTAGAAATTAAAAATCA contains:
- the ruvC gene encoding crossover junction endodeoxyribonuclease RuvC, producing the protein MIIIGIDPGIATTGYGIIKKTQKSKILRCLGYGCISTKPGFSDGERLKKINTELNKIIKQYNPKVMAVENIYFFKNLKTAFPVSQAKGVILFTAAKKKIPIYEFTPLQIKMAITGYGKADKQQIQKMIKVILNLKELPKPDDAADALATAVCYTNL